Below is a window of Syngnathus acus chromosome 8, fSynAcu1.2, whole genome shotgun sequence DNA.
TAGGTTCTTGTTGAGTTCGACTTTTTCActcagtctgtctgtttgcTTTTCCAAGGAGGAGAcagccaaatgttttttgtgctgttttgatgaACCCCTGGAGCTCCTTTTCAGAGCATTACATTTTCAGGATTCTTTTTCAAAGTGCTATATCTGCTGTGCAATCTTATTACAGGTGAGATCATATCATAGACCTTGAAGCCAAGAAAGATAGAATCCCCGCCAGTGTCGAGTAAGCTGTTTTTTGCATGtctgcttttccttttttttttttggtggtggGTTTTGAGGATCAAGAGGTTGCGTCACAATGGAGTGGCTTGGATGCtatgtgcttgtgtgttcaAGAGGGTACTTGGCACGGATACCTGCGGGGTGCGGTAGGCGGTCGCTGAGGTCGCCTGGTGGCAGGTGGAGGGCGAGGGCCTGAGCGAACTTGAAATCCAGAATTGcgatttattgattgattgctcTCTCTAATTATTTAGCAGGATGGTCTTCATTTACAAGAACAATATTGACATCTTCTGTTGACCTACAATGCTGTGTCGCAGAATATGCACAAGGGCTCGGGAGTAAATTGAGATGTCATAATGTAAAATATCACATAATATCACAGAACATTAGAAGTGTCTGTCTACAAGGTGGCAAGCATTTTGATGCATGCCCCACCCACTGATGCCAAGGTACGCTATAAATGGCCGCACTCTTCAGCTGAAATGCCTTCGTGTTGACAGGTAGGATGACCAACCAGGCCGCAGTCAACCAGTCCAACGCCAACAAGGCCAAGGCAGGAGATGAAAGTCAGCAGAATGACGGCGCGGAGGTGGGCTACAAAGACGCCGGCCACTGCAGCCGCAACACTCACAGCCTCCTACTGGGCCTCACCGTCATGGGTACGCGCCAACTGCAGGGCGTCAAGCAACAAAGCTGCAATCTGCCACAGTGGCGTTGACGTGTGACGTGCATGAGATCatgataaaaatgataatgaaagGTGTTGTTGTGATGCTGTGTCAGGTGTGGTGATGGGAGCCGTTCTGGGCATGTTGCTGCGCTACATGAAGGTGACTGACAGCTCGGCCCTCACCATGGTCTCCTTCCCCGGCGAGATCCTCATGAGGATGCTCAAGATGCTCATCCTGCCCCTCATCATCTCCAGCCTCATCACAGGTGAGCTCACCTTCTACTCAAAATTAGCATTTCAAAAGACAAATAGTAGTCTTGAAATGTCCGCCGGTGCCTTTCAGGTCTGGCCGGACTGGACGCTCGCTCCAGTGGCAGGATGGGCAGCAGAGCCATGGTGTACTACATGAGCACCACCATcatcgccgccatcttggGCGTCATTCTGGTGATCAGCATCCACCCCGGCAACCCCAAGCTCAGGGGGGGCTCCGCCGCCTCCGCCCCTCCGAAGAACCAGGAAGTCAGCAGTCTGGATGCCTTCCTGGACCTCATCCgcaacctcttcccagagaaCCTGGTGCAGGCGTGCTTCCAGCAGGTGATTTGGCGGACTCCGTCTGTTTGCTCACATTCTGCCGATGACGCTTGTAACCGATGTCAAACTTTGCGACCGAAGGTCCAGACGGTGTTGAAACAGGCGGCGGTGACGGCCACAAACCAAACGGAACCAATTGTCGTCAGCAGAAAAAAACTGGAGTACAAATGGGGCATGAACGTCCTCGGTGAGACCGCTGCTAACGCTAACGCGATGAACCTCTATAACGACGACTACTGATCTATTGCTTCAGGCTTGATCGGCTTCTTCATCACCTTCGGCATCTGCATGGGCCGGATGGGCGAGCGTGGCAAAGTCATGTGCGACTTCTTCAACGTCCTCAATGAGATCATCATGACCATGGTGTCCATGATCATGTGGTCAGTGGCGTGTCTTGCGTTCACTCTCTCTCAGGTCGAACCATGGCTTGCATTTGCGATATTTTTGGTCTGAGAGGTCACCTCGGAAGCCAACTTTGAAATCCAATGTTAGAAGCTACCGCTAGAGGCTAATGCTAAAGCTAAGTTTAAATTAATGTCGGATGGTAACTGGTCTTTCTGAGCTATAAACCAGCAAATTGCACTTAAGCAGCTTCACTAATCTCACTGCCTCATCAAAACCCCAGTAAAATATTCTTTTGAGGGGGGACTCACGTAGTCAAGATTAGGTTTGTGTTTCAGCAAATAGTTTGTATTCCATTCTACAGTAAAAATGTCAAGTTTTGGGAAGATCAAAATCTCAATGAGAATCTTTTCCCACATTCTTCCTCTTGACGCCACTTTAGCAAAACATTTCTGGTTTTGCTCACTTGGGTCGGCGTCTGCGTTATTTTGACATGCCGGAGATAGCGTGCATGATGGCTGCTGACAGTGACGGAGAAGGCAAGGGAAGAACTCTCACCCTGGATGCCCTGTGGGAACCCGGcatcggtgtgtgtgtgtgtgtgggggggggggggggggggggttcaagCAAAAGCGTGTCGGTGTGAAGGACGTGGACAGATGGGATCCGGATCCTGGACTCTGTGGTATGCACACATGCTCGGGGAGAAGGAAAAATGTTGACTTCTCCCACGGGGGACGACGTGGAACATCTCTGCAATGTAATGACCCAgcagaggtggcaaaagtactCACACCCTGTACTTAAGTAGGATTACTGATAGACCAACGTctttaagcaaaaaaaaaagtacaggcATTTCTATTAAAATTTGTATTCAAAtaccaggtaaaaaaaaaacatggcgaCATCCAAACAACGAAAATAAGACAACGAACGCGGAAAGATGGAGCGGCTCAACTGCGGTGGGCGccgaaggacaaaaaaaaaatgtctatgTGCAGCTGCTCGGCAGAGGAAGCGTGCGCGTTCGCATCACTCGCGCTGTGTAAACACATTAGCCGGCAGCTAAACACAGAGGCCAGTGTATACAAGAAGGCGCATCGGACGAGGAAGACATCCATCAGCGTGCACGCGGCACGCTTCGCAAAAGCAAACTGATCTGGCAACTGGATGGCAATGGGAGATCCACGTGGCAAATCTGCTGGGACATTGGCCCACTTGGTCACAAagcaagtcaaaagtcaaagcggCAAATCTTTTTGCAGGTATTCCCCGGTGGGCATCGCCTCGCTGATTGCGGGTAAGATTGCAGCCATCGGCAACCTGGAGGTGGTGGCGCGGCAGTTAGGCATGTATATGGTGACCGTCATGGTGGGCCTGCTCATACACGGTGGCCTTATCCTGCCCGCCATCTTCTTCGCCATCACCCGCAAGAGTCCCTTCACCTTCTACTCGGGCATCTTCCAGGCCTGGATCACCGCACTGGGCACGGCCAGCAGGTAACAAAGCTGCAATGATGAgctaaaaaagaaacttttttaGTTCCAGCTATTCTCATTATCATAAATGAACTGCCTATTTAACAAAAGACAGCACCCCACATACAAATTGGTGGTAAAGACCCAGTAAGTAcaattgcttgtttttcattcacaaaatgaaataaataaatgcaaattaaagTACAGAGTACTACTAAAATGCGTTTATTTTAATGATAAAAGAATAATTCATTCCCATTTTATTGTACAATCATCAAGCTATATAGAACTAAAGAATAAAATTCCTGGAGAAATttcgtgtgaaggcgaagaagcTGAAAAAATCTTGGGGAATGATTTTTGCGTTAAGcaggaaaaattaaaaacgCGAAAGATGGTAAGTGTGAAATACGGTAAGCATGAAAACGATAAGCGCGAAAAATGTTAAGCGAGAAAACAAGCGTAAAACGGTTAGCGCAAAAAACGGTAAGCACGAAAAATGGTAAGTGGGAAAGCAATAAGCGCAAAAAACGATAAGCGCGAAAAACTGTAAGCGAGAAAACGGTTGGTGCGAGAAACGGTAAGCGtgaaaaaacggtaagcgaGAAACAATACGCGGAAAACGGTAAGCACGGAAAACGGTAAGCGCGAAAAACAGTAAGCGAGAAAACGGTAAGCGCACAAAACGGTGAGCGCAAAGAACGGTAAGCGAGTAAACGGTAACCGTGAAAAACGTTAAGCGTAAAACGGTTAGTGTGAAAAACGGTAAGCTCGAAAAACAGTAAGCGCAGCAAACGGTAAGTGGGAAAGCAATAAGCGCAAAAAACGCTAAGCGAGAAAACAATGAGCTCGAAAATGGATAAGCGTGAAAAACGGTACGTGAAAAAACGATATGCGCGAAAAACGGTAAGCATGAAAAATGGTAAGCGCAAAAAACGGTTAGCGTAAAACGGTTTGCGCGAAAAATGATAAGCGCGAAAAACGGTAAGTGAGAAAACGATAAGCGCAAAAAACGGTAAGCGCGATAAACGATAAGCGTGAACAACGGTAAGCAAGAAAAACCATAagcgagaaaacaaaaagcgcgaaaaacggtaaatgtttaatgtgccattaagaatgaatgtgGAAATTTTCGCCGCAAATGTACGAATTCTGCGCAAACGGTAAATTTTTTGaacgaaaaaaaatatacgcAAACGTCGCGTGAATATTTGTAACGCGTGAAACTTGGAACTATATGGAAGTAGttatcgccttcacacaataaatacattatttgatcaaataacTAGAATCTTGATAATTTgtaaaattttatattttactgtttattttatttatcaaatTTTATCAAATTATTACTCTGGCACGTCACTATCTAATTGATGTCATGTGGATATTCAGCGCCGGGACCTTGCCGGTCACGTTTCGCTGCCTGGAGGAGAACCTGAAGATCGATAAGCGCGTGACCCGATTCGTGCTGCCCATCGGCGCCACCATCAACATGGATGGCACGGCGCTCTACGAGGCCGTGGCGGCCATCTTCATCGCGCAGATGAACGACATCACGCTGGACGGCGGCCAGATCATCACAGTCAGGTTAGCCtcaaaaacactcactcaGCGTTATTTTAATGATCTGTCAATAATTCTTTTTAattaacgttttttttcatgtataattCGCAAAAtctaactaatttattgtcctaaaatctggggtgcgtattatacatgggtacaatctttttttttttttcttttttttttttttttatccggatatcatacggaggccgccattacagatgcgctttcttctctgctgttcacttcaaacacgctccatacgaacacaatgctctcgtatcagacgcttgctcgatcacctgctcgtttgctgtcacaatgtaccctacacaaatccgaaacatttcttcgctattgagtttgctagcgcatgcgcagtgatactgaccggcagaataacatccggttgttcccaaagatgatcttttttctgaaataattttacgtttacggacttaagtaggagtcagaatttgggtgcgtattatacatgggtacagggttttttccagcatcaacatgccatttttagggtgcgtattatacatgggggcgcattatacatggaaaaaacggtaatcaaTGAATAcgatttaaaaatacatataattTCTTTATTATATAAAAGGAccttatttcaaattgacagtGTAGAAAATGTACAAAGATTTGCTTAATggctttttaaattatattatattaccgtgggatggaggaaacggaatttcggtttctttgtgtgtcttgacatatgaagggattgacaataaagctgactttgactttgactttgatacgTTAATAAATTGTAAcgcaattaaaataaataaaacgtttATTTTAAGTAACATGAATTCagttgatcacttttataatTCTCTTCTGGTTAAAAACATAAGAGCACATTTTTGATGAGAGGGTTGGACTATGATAATATGACAATATATGATAACAAAAAGCCACAAGAGTATACAAGGGTTTGATCATTTATGTGTTGAGTGGCACATCAATCAATGCTGTCATGTAAAATCTTATTTctattcaaaatgttttctaaaaCAAGGTTATGGCAGTCACGATATACCGTCACCTCCTTGGCACATTTTAAGCACTGTCAATGTGGCAAATTCAATTAGCCAAAGTTGctcttgttgttttccttGGGATCGGAGCAGCACAGTTTGAATGCCGtgcggttgtgtgtgtgtgtgtgtgtgtgtttatcatTTGCATATAATCGATTCCCGGCGGAGGGTTTTGGTCGTTCCAGCAGACTTGCACTCACAGACGAGCATTTCTTCTCTATGCGCGCTTTGTTGTCTGTGGTTCGTCGGCCTCGCGTGGTGTAATAAGACCAACATTTTGCCGCATCTGTCTGCAGTTAAGTGGATTTCTCAAAGCGGCCCGCTTTCATGTCGCTCGAGTTCAAATCCCCATCGTGGCGGTAGGTCACAAACATTCCGAGTTCTCTAGGGAAAGCCCAATGAGCTTTGCCTTGTTCATTCCTCGTTGGGGCAGCAAACATTCGTCGAGGGACGGCGCGCTCGCGGTCGTCCCGACAAACCATTCCCAGTGTGTGTTCAAGTATTTAATCAATGTCAGCTTGACCGCCAACCTCTAAGTACTGTATTGTCTGTCATGACACATTGCTGACTATCATCTTCACACATGTGGCATGCCGGTGTCTGCAAATGTGTCAGCAGAcagacaagaaagaaaaacagagccTTCAAAATGGTGAAAATCAAGCCGCTCGCTCTGCTTTTGAATGACCAGGTAGCTTCAACTTGAAGATGCTTCCGAAACTTGGCACAAAGACAACCAAATGACCCAAAGACTAGTCGCTGGTGGTGGTCTGTGTACCGGCGATGTCGTTGACATGCTTGTCCTTCCTCACGCCAGCATGACGGCCACCCTGGCCAGCGTGGGAGCGGCCAGCATTCCGAGTGCCGGATTGGTCACCATGCTGCTGATCCTGACGGCCGTGGGCCTCCCCACGCAGGACATCAGTCTGCTCATCGCCGTCGACTGGCTGCTGTGAGTCAAAAGGGATTTGGCGGCTTGCCGGCATTCGTGCGGGGGAAACTGTTTGTCCGCTCAGCAGCGGCGGGGGGACTCATGTGGACTTGACTTCTAACCCAGCCATAACTTGAGtgtaaaaatgttgtttttcgcCACAGTAAATTGGGACTAGCCTATCCCAGTTGAGACTCAAATATGACTCACTCCTTCTGCCGCTCAGCGATCGGATGCGCACCTCCATCAACGTTGTGGGCGACTCGTTTGGGGCCGGCATCGTGGACCACTTGTCCAAAGCTGAGCTTCAGGAAATAGACGCGGCCGAAATGCAAATTCTCACGGTGGAGGAGGAACTGGATTTCATCCCGCCGCCGCCCATTCTGACCGAGATGGACCCGCTCAAGCCGCCCGAGCTGCCCCCCCGCTCGCCCCGCCCTCCCAAGCAGAACCACCACAGCCACGTCCTGTCCCAGTCCCACTCGCTCACCTACTCGCCGTCCCGTTCTATCCGCTCCCCGTCGCCGCGCTCTATCCGTTCGCCCTCCCCGCGTTCTGTGTGCTCCCACTCCCACTCCCCTCGGCCTTTCCGCGCCCACTCGCCTCGCCTTCTCTGCAGGACGGAGCCGGGCTACTGTGCCCTGCCCAGCCACGACACCCAGGT
It encodes the following:
- the slc1a9 gene encoding solute carrier family 1 member 9 isoform X1 → MTNQAAVNQSNANKAKAGDESQQNDGAEVGYKDAGHCSRNTHSLLLGLTVMGVVMGAVLGMLLRYMKVTDSSALTMVSFPGEILMRMLKMLILPLIISSLITGLAGLDARSSGRMGSRAMVYYMSTTIIAAILGVILVISIHPGNPKLRGGSAASAPPKNQEVSSLDAFLDLIRNLFPENLVQACFQQVIWRTPSVCSHSADDACNRCQTLRPKVQTVLKQAAVTATNQTEPIVVSRKKLEYKWGMNVLGLIGFFITFGICMGRMGERGKVMCDFFNVLNEIIMTMVSMIMWYSPVGIASLIAGKIAAIGNLEVVARQLGMYMVTVMVGLLIHGGLILPAIFFAITRKSPFTFYSGIFQAWITALGTASSAGTLPVTFRCLEENLKIDKRVTRFVLPIGATINMDGTALYEAVAAIFIAQMNDITLDGGQIITVSMTATLASVGAASIPSAGLVTMLLILTAVGLPTQDISLLIAVDWLLDRMRTSINVVGDSFGAGIVDHLSKAELQEIDAAEMQILTVEEELDFIPPPPILTEMDPLKPPELPPRSPRPPKQNHHSHVLSQSHSLTYSPSRSIRSPSPRSIRSPSPRSVCSHSHSPRPFRAHSPRLLCRTEPGYCALPSHDTQLPTLPQCYRDRLHRESETEEEEERERERVLGEPSDGEESDDTAYDRRHAILPCDLP
- the slc1a9 gene encoding solute carrier family 1 member 9 isoform X2, translated to MTNQAAVNQSNANKAKAGDESQQNDGAEVGYKDAGHCSRNTHSLLLGLTVMGVVMGAVLGMLLRYMKVTDSSALTMVSFPGEILMRMLKMLILPLIISSLITGLAGLDARSSGRMGSRAMVYYMSTTIIAAILGVILVISIHPGNPKLRGGSAASAPPKNQEVSSLDAFLDLIRNLFPENLVQACFQQVQTVLKQAAVTATNQTEPIVVSRKKLEYKWGMNVLGLIGFFITFGICMGRMGERGKVMCDFFNVLNEIIMTMVSMIMWYSPVGIASLIAGKIAAIGNLEVVARQLGMYMVTVMVGLLIHGGLILPAIFFAITRKSPFTFYSGIFQAWITALGTASSAGTLPVTFRCLEENLKIDKRVTRFVLPIGATINMDGTALYEAVAAIFIAQMNDITLDGGQIITVSMTATLASVGAASIPSAGLVTMLLILTAVGLPTQDISLLIAVDWLLDRMRTSINVVGDSFGAGIVDHLSKAELQEIDAAEMQILTVEEELDFIPPPPILTEMDPLKPPELPPRSPRPPKQNHHSHVLSQSHSLTYSPSRSIRSPSPRSIRSPSPRSVCSHSHSPRPFRAHSPRLLCRTEPGYCALPSHDTQLPTLPQCYRDRLHRESETEEEEERERERVLGEPSDGEESDDTAYDRRHAILPCDLP